A single window of Myxococcota bacterium DNA harbors:
- a CDS encoding lysophospholipid acyltransferase family protein, with product MYTPRELAEYAAFRAAVTALAAIPLPTAQRLAARAARALFDRGGKRVDFVLTNLRIAFPDLPEEERRQIGRESYVSFAYGLIDVARGRHWTADDVRARVDVEGQEIGNAVMAQGKGAAVLGLHFGSFEILPRAAPAYGFPLTVIGRPVANRLLAAELLRQRQSTGAEMLLHRDVLPKMLRAVKKGRAVAVLNDQYARRSRGVFVPFLGVRASTSLGLAVLALRSGAPVVPCYTVRVGPDHHRMVIRPPLETPDTGDRRKDAEILTARANEALGEIIRAHPEQWMWSHRRFRHSPDLPGDPYGGR from the coding sequence GTGTACACACCGCGCGAGCTGGCCGAGTACGCTGCATTCCGCGCCGCAGTCACCGCGCTGGCGGCGATCCCGCTGCCGACCGCGCAGCGCCTGGCCGCGCGCGCGGCGCGGGCGCTGTTCGACCGGGGCGGGAAGCGCGTGGACTTCGTGCTGACCAACCTGCGGATCGCGTTTCCCGACCTTCCGGAAGAAGAGCGGCGGCAGATCGGGCGCGAGAGCTACGTGAGCTTTGCGTACGGGCTGATCGACGTGGCGCGCGGCAGACATTGGACGGCCGACGACGTGCGCGCGCGCGTCGACGTCGAAGGGCAGGAGATCGGCAACGCCGTCATGGCGCAGGGCAAAGGCGCCGCGGTGCTCGGTCTGCACTTCGGCAGCTTCGAGATCCTGCCGCGCGCGGCGCCGGCCTACGGCTTTCCGCTCACCGTGATCGGCCGTCCCGTCGCGAATCGGCTGCTCGCCGCCGAGCTCTTGCGCCAGCGCCAGAGCACGGGCGCCGAGATGCTCCTGCACCGCGACGTGCTGCCCAAGATGCTGCGCGCGGTGAAGAAGGGCCGCGCGGTCGCGGTGTTGAACGACCAGTACGCGCGGCGCTCACGCGGGGTCTTCGTGCCGTTCCTGGGCGTGCGCGCTTCGACTTCGCTCGGCCTGGCGGTGCTCGCGCTGCGCTCTGGAGCGCCGGTCGTGCCCTGCTACACCGTGCGCGTCGGGCCGGACCACCATCGCATGGTGATCCGGCCCCCGCTGGAGACGCCAGATACGGGCGACCGCCGCAAGGACGCCGAGATACTCACTGCTCGAGCAAACGAGGCGCTCGGGGAGATCATTCGGGCGCACCCGGAGCAGTGGATGTGGAGCCATCGGCGTTTCCGCCACAGCCCCGACTTGCCCGGCGATCCTTACGGCGGTCGCTAG
- a CDS encoding PPOX class F420-dependent oxidoreductase, translating into MLESERYLSLATFRRDGREVATPIWFAHEGGAMVAFSAGDAGKVKRLRNSPRARVAACDMRGNVQGPWHEARGEIMSDAAAIQRALIALRKKYGVMMLLADFFSRLSGRYQKRAYLRIVPTS; encoded by the coding sequence ATGCTGGAGAGCGAGCGCTATCTCTCACTCGCGACCTTCCGCCGCGACGGGCGCGAGGTCGCGACGCCCATCTGGTTCGCGCACGAGGGCGGAGCGATGGTGGCCTTCAGCGCGGGCGACGCCGGCAAGGTGAAGCGCCTGCGCAACTCGCCGCGCGCCCGGGTGGCGGCCTGTGACATGCGCGGCAACGTCCAGGGCCCGTGGCACGAGGCGCGTGGCGAGATCATGAGCGACGCCGCCGCGATCCAGCGGGCCCTCATCGCCCTGCGCAAGAAGTACGGCGTGATGATGCTGCTCGCCGACTTCTTCTCGCGCCTCTCGGGCCGCTACCAGAAGCGCGCGTACTTGCGGATCGTGCCCACGAGCTGA
- a CDS encoding enoyl-CoA hydratase-related protein, giving the protein MELSHVSLEERDSIATLAFARPERRNPLSLPVMLELRDALRAIGASKARGVVIASSGPVFCAGHDYADLVNRDLAGMRQLLAVCTELMTAVQSIPQPVVARVQGLATGAGCQLVAACDLAVASEDAEFQTPGGAGGLFCTTPMVSVSRAIGRKRALELLFTGDKIDARTAAEWGLVNRVVPADELVSVTDALIRRATRGSAFSKGLGKQAYYAQIDLDQPKAYAYAMEVMAANAVAEDGQESIRAFTEKRRPHFKP; this is encoded by the coding sequence ATGGAGCTCTCGCACGTCTCGTTGGAAGAACGCGATTCGATCGCGACCCTCGCGTTCGCGCGGCCCGAGCGCCGCAACCCGCTGTCACTGCCGGTGATGCTGGAGCTGCGCGACGCCTTGCGCGCGATCGGCGCGAGCAAGGCGCGCGGCGTGGTGATCGCGTCGAGCGGTCCCGTGTTCTGCGCGGGCCACGACTACGCGGACCTGGTGAACCGCGACCTGGCGGGCATGCGCCAGCTGCTCGCGGTGTGCACCGAGCTGATGACCGCCGTGCAGTCGATCCCGCAGCCAGTGGTCGCGCGCGTGCAGGGGCTCGCCACCGGCGCGGGCTGCCAGCTGGTCGCGGCGTGTGACCTGGCGGTGGCGTCGGAGGACGCGGAGTTCCAGACACCCGGCGGCGCCGGCGGGCTGTTCTGCACCACGCCCATGGTGAGTGTCTCGCGCGCGATCGGCCGCAAGCGCGCGCTCGAGCTCTTGTTCACGGGCGACAAGATCGACGCGCGCACCGCTGCGGAGTGGGGCCTCGTGAACCGGGTGGTGCCCGCCGACGAGCTCGTGTCCGTGACCGACGCGCTGATCCGCCGCGCCACGCGCGGCAGCGCCTTCTCGAAGGGCCTGGGCAAGCAAGCCTACTACGCGCAGATCGACCTCGATCAGCCCAAGGCCTACGCCTACGCGATGGAAGTCATGGCCGCGAACGCCGTGGCCGAGGACGGGCAAGAGTCGATCCGCGCCTTCACCGAGAAGCGCCGACCGCACTTCAAGCCATAG
- a CDS encoding TerB family tellurite resistance protein, producing the protein MVASLAPEERLRLMKFVCSVAWADLEVQSEERAFVRRMVSRLGLSPREVAQVDAWLQVPPHIDDVDPVEIPREHRKLFLDTLRELVLADGSVDEQEQASLALLEDLLAAGD; encoded by the coding sequence ATGGTCGCCTCGCTCGCGCCCGAAGAGCGCCTCCGTCTCATGAAGTTCGTCTGCTCCGTCGCCTGGGCGGATCTCGAGGTCCAGTCCGAGGAGCGCGCGTTCGTCCGCCGCATGGTGAGTCGGCTCGGCCTGAGCCCCCGGGAGGTGGCGCAGGTCGACGCGTGGCTGCAGGTGCCGCCCCACATCGACGACGTCGACCCCGTGGAGATTCCGCGCGAGCACCGCAAACTCTTCCTCGACACGCTGCGCGAGCTCGTGCTCGCCGACGGCTCGGTCGACGAGCAGGAGCAGGCGAGCCTCGCTCTGCTCGAAGACCTGCTCGCCGCCGGCGACTGA